ATTCGTGCAATCCCTAGAGAGCGTATAGCATATAATTCGTCCCACGGTGGCGAGAAAAATGTTGTGCGGAGCGACCCTCGAAAGCGGTTCCGCTCGTAAAAGGTTACTGCGCACCGTTCGAGGACGTCGCCGGGAACGAACCACCCAAATGGCTTGGCCGCCGTGGCGAGGGAACACTAATCCACACGATCGCGATATTCCGGATTGGTGTTCCCGCTTCAGGTCGAGTTGGTCGAATAGTGCGCTTGGTGACGGATCGATTGTTTCGGCCCTCCTCCCCGGTCAGAATGTGCGTCTCGTTTCATGAGAGGAAGGTTCGATGTCGTCTGCCGAATCCGCTCGTCTGCGCGAGAACGTGCTCGTGACTGGTGCATCGCGCGGCATCGGTCGAGCCTTGGCGCTCGAGTTTGCGGTACGGGGACACGATCTTCTTCTGACGGCCCGCAACGAAGCCGAGTTGAACGACCTCGCGGCGTTGATCCGGCGCACGCACGGCGTGCATGCCCACGTCTTTCCGGCGGACCTGGTGCGCAGCGAGGCTCCGCAAGAACTGTTCGACGCCATTGCCGCGGCAGGGCACGTCGTCGACGTGTTGATCAACAACGCAGGCTTTGGCGTTTATGGCAAGTTTGCGGAGACGCCCGCCAGTGAGGACCGCGAACTGCTTGCGGTGAACGTCTTCGCACTGACGATGCTGACCAAGTTGTTCCTGCCGGGGATGATCGCCCGACGGCACGGACGCATCGTGAATGTTGCCTCGACGGGTGCTTTTCAGCCTGGTCCCTGGTTGAACACCTACTACGCCAGCAAGGCCTATGTGTTGAGTTTTACCGAGGCCCTGGCCGAGGAGCTGCACGGGACCCGGGTAACCGCCACGGCACTTTGTCCCGGCGTCACGGTGTCGAGCTTCGCCGAGCGTTCGCACCTGGAGGGAGCACGCATTCTGCGAGGACCGATCATGTCGGCCGAGCGCGTGGCGCGCGTGGGCTATCGCGGAGCGATGCGCGGCAAACGGATCGTCATCCCCGGCCTGATGAATCGACTGATGCGGCAATCGGTGCGGATTGCCCCGCGTGGCCTCGTCACGTGGATGGTAGGAAGAATGATGGCCAAGCCCAAACGCCAACGCTGAAGCCATGTGGCCAGGTTCGCCGCGCCCCGCCAGCAGGTATAATAGGGTGGGGGAGCCGAAGCACGGGCCAGCGTTCGCTGGCGCCTTGCACTTGCCTGCTGCCATTCACTTCGAACGCCTCTCTGGAGGAAGCGAACCATGTCCGAGCAGCGTTATCAATCGTTTGCCGAATTCTGGCCTTATTACGCCCGCGAGCATAGCCATCCCGGCTGCCGCGCTCTGCACTTCATCGGTTCGACGTTGGTGCTCGTGATGCTGGCGCTGATCGTCACCGCCGTCATCTCACCCTGGTGGCTGTTGGCCCTGCCGTTTGTGGGCTACGGTTTTGCCTGGGTCGGACATTTTGGCATCGAAAAGAACCGGCCCGCCACGTTCAAGTATCCCGTCTGGTCGTTCATCGGCGATTGGAAGATGTGGTTCCTGATGCTCACCGGCCGGATGGGCGCCGAGTTGCATCGCATCAATTCGATGGCTGCCCGATAAGGGCGGTCTCCCTGTTTCTGGATCAGAAGCAGCCAGGGCGAGTGAGCATCGTATGCGTCTTCTGTTTCTCGCCCTGGTTGCTTTGTTCCTGCCGTCGGTCAAGACAGGTTTTGCCGATGCGGCAGACGTTTCGCGCCCCAACCTGATCGCCATCGTTACCGACGATCAAGGTCGTTGGGCATGCGGGGCGTACGGTAATCGAGACATCCATACGCCTCATCTCGATCGCCTCGCGCGCGAAGGGGCGATCTTTACCAATGCCATCACCGCCACACCGGTCTGCTCGCCGAGCCGGGCGATCTACTTCTCGGGGCGATGGCCTACCCAGGTCGGCATCACCGACTATTTCGCCGTCGAGGAAACCGACGCCGGGGCGGGCATTCGGGCGTCCCTCTGGCCCGCCTCGCTGCAGCAGGCCGGCTATCGCACCGGGCTGATCGGCAAATGGCACCTCGGAACACAGCCGCCGTTTCATCCCACCCGGCTGGGCTTCGACCATTTCATGGGCTTTCTTGGCGGCGGCAACACGCCGATGGATCCCACGCTCGAAGTCGCCGGAGAGGTTCGCAAGCTCAAAGGTTCCTTGCCCGATCTTCTGGTCGACGACGCGCTGCAGTTTCTGCGCGACAACCGCGAGCGGCCTTTTGCCCTCTCGCTGCACTTCCGCGCGCCGCACCGACCTTATGGTCCGGTGCCGGCGGAGGATGCCGCGCATTACGAGTCGCTCGATCCACAGATTCCCGACGTGCGCGGGCTCGACGTCCAGCAGGTCAAACGCTCGACGCGCAACTACTACGCCAGCATTTCCTCGGTCGATCGCAACGTCGGGCGGTTGCTCGACGCGCTCGATGAACTCGAATTGACCGAGAACACCTGGGTCGTCTTCACCAGCGACCACGGCTACAACGAGGGCCGGCACGGCGTCGACACCAAGGGGAACGCCCAGTGGATCATCGGGGGTATGGCCGGACCGAAGGTTCCCAACATGTGGGAAACGTCGATTTGCGTGCCGCTGCTGATGCGCTGGCCCGCGGTGATCGAACCCGGCACGACGATCGACGCTCCGGTGTCGAATATCGATATGTACCGCACGGTGCTCGGGGGACTTGGCGTGGCGGTGCCTGCCGACTGCCAGGCAGCTGGCATCGACTATTCACCGCTGCTGCGCGGCGAGGACTTGCCCGAGCGCGACGCCCTCTTCGGTCAGTACGATTTGCACAACGGCGGGCTGGCCTACTTGCGGATGATTCGCACGCGCGACTACAAGTACGTACGGCACTTCCACACGCGCTTCATGGACGAGCTTTACGATCTGCGCCATGATCCGGACGAGAAGCACAACCTGCTCGACCGCCGTGGAGGCGAGGCGACAGCGATCCAGGCCAGGCTCGCCGAATTGCAGCAGCGATTGACCGAGTGGCAACGTTCGATCGACGACCCCCTACTCGACGATGCTTATTGAGTCATGTTGTCAGGTACGGGGTACCTGACCTACAAGATTCAGCAGTGCCGCATCTGCGTTACTTTGCGCTCGTCGGAAACAGGTGATAGCCCGGCTTTTCGAGCGTGATGCGGTAGAGCCCGTATTTCGCCGTGTCGTCGTCGGATTGCTTGGCGACGGGGGCGGTGACGTAGAGCACGCGCGTCTCCGTTCCGACGCCGAAGACGCAGTTCGTCGGACCGCCTGGAGTGGCGATAAAAGCCAGCGGCGTGCCCTGGGGATCGAAGACGTAAATGCCGGCCTCGGCTCCGTCTCCCGCCGTCGCGTAGAGGTTACCCTCGGCGTCGAGGGTCATGCCGTCGATACCGCGCCGATTCGGCCCGAAGTCGAACAGCACTTTCTTCTCGGCGAGCGTGCCATCCTGCTGCACGACGAACGACAGCAGGTGGTGATTCCCTTCGGGGCGGCCACTGTTGTCCGCCACGTAGACGTGCTTGCCATCGGGGGAGACGAGAATACCGTTCGGCTGCTCGACGTCGCGCGTGGCGATCCTCACGGCGCCGTCCGGTTCGATGAGAAACACCGCCTGGAAATCGAGCTCGCGCGGTTCGTCGCCCACGTAGCGCGGGTCGGTGAAATAGACGCGGTCATGCTCGTCGACGGCCAGATCGTTCGGGCTGTTGAAGCGTTTGCCATCGTAGCGCTCGGCGAGCGTGCGCACGTTCCCTTTCGTGTCGGTGATCGAGATACGTCGCGTGCCCCCTGTGTTGGCTCCTTCGCAAGCGACGAGTCGTCCCTGGGTGTCGAAGAACAGACCGTTCGCCCGGCCGCTTGGTTCGCGAAATACGGTGGTCTTGTGCGAGCGCGGATCGTAACGCAGGATGCGATTGCCGATGTCCGAGAAGAGAATGGCGCCGTCCGCCGCGGCGGCGGGGCCTTCGGTGAACTCCCCTTCGCCCCACAGCAACTCGAGCTGCGCCCCCTGCGGCACAATCTTCTCCTGAGCGGTGGCACGAAAGTCCCCGGCGGTGGCGAGACCGCCGCAGGCAAGCCCGCACACCAGCATCAACGCGTAGAACAATTTGGCCATCGAATCGAAGCTCCCAACCGAATGAACTACCTCACGGGTACGCGACCCATCGTAAAGCGTGCGGCGCGCGATGCAAGCAGGCGATGAGCTTCTGCCGCGGCGAGGGAGAGATTTCGGGTGCTCTTTGGCGCCCGCTTAGCCTGGTCGACGGCCGCCCGAACGTAGTGCGGCCACGCAGATCTCCTGGCGGTTGTGCTGCAACTGCCGGGCACGGACTTCAAAGTCCCAGACCCTGATCCGCTCGAGATAGTCGGGCACCTCGTCCGCGAGCGACCATTCGAGCAGTTTCAGCGTGAGGAGCAGCCCGCGCACGTCGATTTCCGGATGCAGCACGATCGCCTCGATGGTGTCGAGCGTGTACTGCGGTGCGACGTTCATGTCGGCCAGCAACCAGCGCGTCTTGCGGAACTCGCGGCGGCGGACATCGGCGCCGCGCTTGCGAACGTGCGTGAAGTGTGGATGCTCGGCGACGCGTGGATCGATCTCGGCGGGATCGATTCCCAAGACGTGCAGCCCGCGCGCGAGCAGCGCTTGCGATGCCCCCCCTGGCGCTGCGCCGATCTCGGCGCAGCGTTCGCCCGCCTTCAAGGGGAGACCGGACCAGAGCAAGCCTTCTTCGAGCTTGAGATAGGCCCGCGAGACGGCGTCCGCCGGTAGCTCGAGGGGGGAGAAGCCGCCTGGCCAGGTGGTTTCGATGCCCTGCACGCGATGAAAGCCGATCCACCAGACCCCCTCGTCGACGAGCACGACGTCGAGCACGCGATCGCCGGCGCTCAACTCGCGGTTGGGCCGAAACGTGGCAGGCGCCCCCTGCAGGATGGTTTGCACCGCGGCCTGCGAGGCATCGCTTAGACCGGGCGTATAGCCGCGCGATCCGGCGGCAAACCGGTCGCGGGGCCAGACGTGTACGGCGGCAACGTCACGCGAGGCGAGTAGTTGCCAGGCCTGGGCGGCACGCTCGTCGTCCGTATCGCCCGTGGCCTTGCCGAGCGAAAAGCCCCACGCCCGGGCAAAGACCGAGCCGAGTGCGAAGTCTTCGTTGAGCCGATGGCCGGCCGGCAGCTTGAACGTGAGAAACCCGGGCCTGGAATAGGCGAAGCGAAAGTCGGGCCACAGCCGGGCCAGTTCCCCTTTGACGGCTGCCTCGGCCCCCACCTGGCAGGTGACGAAGAGGAAATCCGCTTCGGCGAGAGGGGCAACACTGCTTGTACTTTTTGAGGGCCGAGCCATGGGGCGATTATGGCGAGCCATCGTAGCGCAGGATAGCGTGCTAAAGGTAAGCCGCGAATGCCTTTTCGCTTGATCCGAATCTCTGGCACGGTTCGGTCGAGCGGCTAGAATTCGCGAAGGTAAAGTTTGCATTTCATTCTGACAAACGTTAGAGTGTCGTGGGTTGGCGGCGAACCCTAGCGGGGCCGCCCCTTATTTTGCGATCCAACAAGCACGAACGTTAACTGGGAGGAACGCTACTGGCGCCAAACGCGATGCCTTCAACCAAAGGCATCACATGGTGACGGATTTGCGTTCCCGGGCATTGGATCGTAGCGACCGCTTGCTGCGGCGCTCGAGCTGAGTGATCTCGGCTCTTTCTCCAGTTCTCAGACGCGCGTCGAATCCGCACGTTTGTCTCGACGTCACCGTTCCGTCTCGCATTTCGCATTGCAGGCGATCTCTCCAGGCCCTTGCATGCGAGCAGGACCCGATTTGACGGGCATGGACGTCTCCCACCTTACAATCTCGCACAAACACCTTCCTTTGGTGCCACGATGAAACAACACCACGTCCTTTCACGATTCGTAAATTTCTTTGCCCCCCTGATCGTGCTCGCCGTCGTACTGAACCAGGTCATGCCGGCTCAAGCCGATCTACTCGTGACGAGCCGCGAGAGCAATAGCGTCGTGCGCTTCACCGACTCCGGCCAGTTCATTGGAGTTCTCATTCAGGGCGATCCCACCAATGCGGCGAACAATACCGCTATGAATGGCGGACTGGTCGGGCCGATCGGGATTGCGACCAAGCCGGGGGACGACGATCACCTCTATGTGGTCAGTTCCGGAATTACGCAGACGGGCTTTTCGACCGGTGTGAGCAGCGTTTTGCAATACGATCTGAAGACGGGGGCCTTCGTCGGGTCCTATGCCACCGACGATCTCAACAATTCGTCCGATCTGGTCTTCGATGCGAGTGGCAATGCACTGGTCTCGAACTTTTCGAATCTGTTCGATGCCTTCCACGACAATGTCGTGAAGTTCGAGGCCGATGGCACGCCGACGGGCACCTTTGCTCAGTTGCCATTTCCGATGGGGGCCGTCGCCATCGCTCTTGGTCCCAGCAACGATCTGTTCGTCTCCACGTTTTTCGGTAACCAGATCTACCGGTACAACGCCACGACAGGTGCCCAGATCGGTACTGAGCCTTGGGTGGCACAGGTCTTGGATGGCGCCTGGGGAGCAGGTCTGCTCTATCACGATGGTTACCTGTACGCCTCGAATGCTTCGCAAGCACCTCCCGCCTCGGCCAGCCATGTGATCATGCGATACGACATTACCGATCCCAGCTTGTCGACGGCCTTCATCACGGATGTCGGCGGTGTCCACCTGGCATTCCCAGGCGATATGGCCATCGCCCCGAACGGCAATTTGCTCGTGGCGAGCTTGGGCAACGACTTCAGCGACCCGACTCAGGCCGGACAGATTCTCGAGTACGACATCGACACGGGCGCTTTCGTCGGTATCTATGCTCAAGGCTTTTTGAACGGTCCGGCCGCGATGACCTTTGCGGCGGTGCCGGAACCTTCCTCGGTGGCTCTGGCCCTCATGGGTACCGCTCTGACGGGGGTGGGCGTCTGGCGTCGCCGCCGTCGCTCGGCTTAGAATTGTGTCTTGGACGGCGGTACGGGTACGGCTCCCTGGCTGTACCCGTACCGTTGCAGACATACTGCCGGCCGATCGAAACCGACGACGCCGGCCCCTACTGGTTGGCAGAACCGCACCTCTTGGATTTAGCGATGCGGCGTGCGTTCACTCTGGTCGAATTGCTGGTGGTCGTTGCGATCATCGGCATTCTGATCGCGTTGCTCCTGCCTGCGGTCCAGGCGGCGCGCGAGAGCGGACGCCGTTCGCAGTGTCTGAATAACCTGCGGCAACTGACGATCGCGCTGCACAACTTCGAGCAGGACTGGGGGCACTTTCCCGTCGGGGCCGAGGCCAAGCCTTACCCGGCCAAGCCGGCTCATCCCCACACGTTCTACCGCTGGTCGTCGCTCGCACACCTGACGCCCTACCTCGAACAGACAGCGGCCTACAACTCCCTTGATCTGTCCGTGCCGCTGTACGACACCAACTACAAGGTGACCACGCAGAACGAGCGAGGCGTGGCACTCGATGTGCCGCTGTTTCTCTGCCCCAGCGATCTGCGCACGCCGGTGGCGGCCGGGTTTGGGGCGACCAACTACGCCGCCTGTGCCGGGTCGGGGGCGGGGGGGGGCACGTCGCACGACACCGACGGGGTCTTCTACGTCAATTCTCGCACCCGCTTTCGCGACATCGGCGACGGAACCAGCCATACAGTGGCTTTCTCCGAGAGTTTGCTCGGTACTGGTCCCGAGGGGACCAGCCGGCGCGATCTCATCGACTTGGAAACCGATTATGCTTTCGTGTTCACGGCTCCCTTGACCGAGGCGGCCTGCGCCAACCCGTTTCAGTGGAACGTCTCGAATCGCAAAGGGTTCGCTTGGGCGAACGGCGAATACCGCTGCGCCCTGTACAACCACTACCGCACCCCCAACACACCGCAAATCGACTGTGTGGCCAATCAGGTGATCGGCGCGGCCGACAGACGATATTCGGTCTACGGCTGGCGGTCTGCCCGCAGCCGCCACCCTGGCGGTGTCAATGTGACCATGACCGATGGCTCGGCCCGCTTCGCGGCGGACAACATCGATCCGGCCATCTGGCAGGCCATTTCGACCCGCTCCGGTAAGGAATCGACGGGCGAATGGTAGGCTGCCGCAGTTTTCGTCCAGACCTAACGTCTCGCCCGGCGTTCGGTTAGACTTAGCCCCCAGGCATGGTGGCCCGTTGGCGGCGGTTGGCGTTGGTGCCGACCCCCGAGACGGGCAGATTCGGGCGGTGGAACTCAGACCAAGGAAATGTTCAGCGCGATACCTGCGTACGTCTGGGAGACACTGGCGATCCTGGTGCTCATCCTGGCGAACGGATTCTTCGCTGGTTCTGAGATCGCCATCATTGCCGCCCAGCGCGGCCGGCTCAAAGAGCAAGCGGAAGCCGGTGACCGCCGCTCGCGCCTGGCACTCGATCTGGCCCAGGATCCCAATCGGTTTCTCCCCACGGTGCAGATCGGCATTACGCTGATCGGCACCCTCGCGGCCGCCTTCAGCGGTGCGACGTTGGGGGACCACCTGGCCGATTGGTTCATGACGTCTCGCCTGGCGTTCGTGGCCCAGCATCCGCAGGCCTTTGCGCTGGGCGCCGTCACGGTGCTCATCACGTTCTTCTCAGTGTTGCTGGGCGAGTTGGTCCCCAAGCGGTTCGCCCTGCTCCACTCGACCAGCCTTGCTCGGCAGGCCGCGGTCCCCATGAACTTGCTGGCGACCTTAGGGCGCCCTATTGTCTGGCTCATGGGGCGCGCCACCGATCTCGTGCTGCGCGTCTTGGGAAGCCGCGAGGATACGGGGCCGCAGGTCTCGATCGACGACATCGCCCACATGATTCGCTCGGGCACGGAGAGCGGGCTGCTCGAACCGACCGAGGAACGACTGGCCATCGAGGCCCTGCATCTGGGCGAACGCTCTGCCCGCGACATCATGCGACCGCGGCTCGATATCGATGCCCTCGACGTGCATACCCCCGCCGAAGAAGTGCTGGGAGCGATGGCCATGGCGGGCTTTTCGCGTCTGCCGGTCTACGAGGGAGACCTCGATCACATTGTCGGCTTCGTCCACATGAAGGACGTGTTGCGCTGCACTTACTTGCAGATGCGGATCGATCTGCGCCGGTTGGTCAATCCAGTGCTCTTCGTGCCCGAGACGTTGCCCTTGGATCGCATGCTCGTCATGTTCCAGGAGCAGAAGAGCCAGTTGGCGATCGTGCTCGACGAGTTCGGCGGCACCGAGGGCATGGTAACGCTCGAAAATCTGCTGGAAGAGCTCGTCGGCGAGATTCGCGAGGAGCACGGCGACGACGACATCCACGATCAGATCGTCGAGCGCGAGGATGGTTCCTGGCTCGTCGACGGCGGGGCCAATGTCGACGACGTGCTCGAGATCCTGAAGATCAAGCCAGCCGAGACTTCGAAGACACGCGGCTACACGACCATGGCGGGCCTGGTCCTGGCCGAGCTCGAACGGATTCCCAATGTGGGCGAAAGCGTCGAGTGGGAGGGGTTGCGCATCGAGGTGATCGACCTCGACGGCAAACGCATCGACCGGCTTTTGGTGCATCGCATCACGCCGCCGGCCACAGAAGAGGCGCCCAAATCGCCCCAGCCCGGGAACGCGGGCGATGAGGCTCCCGTGCGAGAAGATCTAGCGACCGAAGAAGAGGGCAGCGGCCCCACCGCGGTGTGAGTGGTATGGATTGGGCGCGGCCTTAGATTTCTCGCAGGGCGCTGACGATCGGAATGCGCACCGCGCGGATGGCCGGCGCCATGCCACCGACGACGCCCATCAACATGGCCAGCAAGGCCCCCTGCAGCAAAACGTCGGGGCCGAAGCGGAACGAGAACGTAATCTCGCTGAACGTGTCCCAGTTGGCGGTGCCCGTCGACAGGCCATTGAAGGGGAGCGTGCCCAGGCAGCCCAGTAGTCCTCCTGCCAGGCACAGCAAGATCGATTCGAGCAGGAAGCAGCCGACGATCGTCCGCCGGGCAAAGCCGAGTGCCCGCAGCGTGCCGATCTCTCGCGCTCGCGACGCGACGGCGCCGTACATGGTGTTGGCCACGGCGAACATCGCACCGATCGTCAGAAAGACCGAGATCACGCGTCCCACGATCTTGATGGCGATGCCGGCGCTCGATTGCTCGGCGAAGTACTGGCGCTCGGAAATGGCCTTCAAGGCGAACTGCTCGTCATTCTCGAGCAGATCGACCAGGGCGGTCATGTTCTCTTCGCTCGTGGTGCGCAATTGCACCGACGAGAAGCCCCCTTCGCGCTTGCTCGTCTGCGAGAGGACCTCGACGTCGGTCCAGACCTCGGATTCCGCCGCGCCACCGCCGGCCTCGAACAAGCCGACGATCTTGAATTTTTGCCCGAACAGGTCGAGTTCCTCGCCCAGGCCGGCTCCTTCGAAACGCTGGGCCATCGAGCGACTGGTGATGGCCTCGCGAACGCCCGGCTTCATGTCGCGCCCTTCGACCAGCTTGAACTCCGAGCGGAGTTTGCGGGCAATCGGCGTGACGCCGCGGATGATGACGTTGGCGTTGCCTCCGTCGCCGCGGCGGGCGGTATTGTCGATGACGACGAGCTCGGGGGAGACGAGCGTCTTGCCTTCGTCGTCGGTGGCCAGGTTCGAGAGGGCCGTCACGCGGCGCGCGGTGGCCTCATCGACCGAACTGCCGGTTTCGGCCGTGGCCCCCTTGCGCAGTAGGATCATATCGAGCGGCTCGCCCGATACGTTCAGCGTGTATTCGAGTCCGGCGGCCAGTCCGAAGGCCAGGACCGAAGCCCACACCACGAGTGCGGTGCCGATGATGGTCATCAGCGAAGCGACCCAGCGGGCACGCAGGCTGCGAAGGTTGTATTTGACGGGAATCATGCGGTGGCTTGTGGGTTTCTGCGTTGCGCGGCGTCAGACGACTTTCCGCAGGCCATCGACGACCGAAAGTTGCGCCGCGCGCCAGGCCGGCACCATGCCGCTCACGAGCCCGATCGCGGCCGAGACGACGAGCAGGAAGATGGTCGTGCTCCAGGGAATGTAAAACACCGGCATGATCGGCAGCAAGGTCGAGGTGACGGACTCGATGCCGAAGAGCACCTTTGCCCCCAGCACGCCGAGCACCCCCCCGAGAAAGGCGATCGTCACCGCTTCGCTCAACACGAGCGACATGACCAACTGCCGGCTGAAACCAATCGCCCGCAGCACGGCCACCTCGCGCGTGCGCTCGCGCAGCGACATGGCCATGGCGTTGGCCGCGACGCAGACGAGCGAGAAGACGACGGCGAGCGCCGTGTTGCGAATGAACGCCTGCACGTTGCCCACCATCTCGGCGAACATCTGCTGAAAGGCCTGCTCGGTCATCGAACGCGTCGGAGCGTCGGAACTGGCAAAACGCTCATCGATGCGACGCATCACCTCGGGCAACACCTCGGCCGAATCGCCTTTGATCCAGATGGTTCCCGCGGCGCCGGCGTTCTGGCTGCGGCTTTGCTTGAGCAACTCGTCGAGATAGGTCCAGTGGAACCAGAGCATCTCGCGATCGCTCGAATCGGGACCGTCGTAGATCCCGGCCAGCGTCAGGTTCAGATCCACGGCGTAGATCGCGCCCTTGAGCGGAATTCGATCGCCGAGCTTCCAGCCTTTCTTTTCGGCGAGCCGCGAACCGACGACGCACGCCGCGCGATCTCCCTGCCAGGCGCGCAATTGATCGTCGGGCAGCGTCAACTCGTCGAAAACCTGCATGACGTACTGCGGATCGGTGGCGAACTGGGCAAAGGGGAGCTTGTCGTCCTTGTAGACGCCGCCGAACCAGGCCAGCGGAATGACCGCTTTCACCCCGGGCAACGAACGTACCTTGTCGACGTGCGAGATGGGCAAGTTGAACGTCAGCCCATTGGCATGCACGACGCCGATCCGATGGTAGTTGACGCTCTTCGCCCCTAGCTCGTCTTGCACTTCGATGTAAGCGTAGAGCAGCGCCAGCAGAAACAGGCTGACGGCGATCGACATGCAGGTGAACAGCGTGCGCAATTTGTTGCGCAGCACGTTGCGTAGCACGTAGGGCAGGAATTTCATCCTGTCACCTCCAGCGCGTCGGCATGCGTATGGACGAACTGCCCCTTTTCGAGCACCAGGATGCGATGAGCCCGCCGCGCGGCCCGCGGATCGTGCGTCACCATGATGATCGTCTTGCCGAACTCTTCGTTAAGTTGGCACAACAGGTTGAGAATGTCGTGCGCGGCCGTGGCGTCGAGATTTCCCGTCGGCTCGTCGGCGAGCAGCAACAAGGGATCGGTGGCGATGGCTCGAGCAATCGCCACCCGTTGCTCCTGGCCCCCCGAGAGCTGCCGCGGATAGTGGTCCATGCGCTCCGAGAGCCCGACGATGGAGAGGGCGGTTTTCACTTGCTCGGCTCGCTGCCGGCGGCTGAGATGCGTGAGTAGCAGCGGCAGTTCGACGTTCTCGGCCGCCGTCAGCACCGGCATGAGGTTGTAAAGCTGGAAGATGAAGCCCAGCGTTTCCGAACGCCAACGCGTGAGCTTGCTTTCAGAGAGGGAGCCGAGATCGACGTCATTCACGCGGACGGCGCCGGTCGTGGCGCGATCCAATCCCGAGACCAGATTGAGCAGCGTCGACTTGCCCGAGCCCGACGGTCCCATGATGGCGACGAACTCGCCGCGGGGGATGTCGAGATTGGTGTTGGCCAACACGGGGACGCGAAACTTGTCGCGGTAATAGTCCTTCGAAACGTCGCGCAGCTCGACGAGCGGGCGCAGGGCAGCGTCGGCCATGCGGCGTAGCTCCTTCCGCGGGCGGTGGGGTTTGTACGATGATTCGCCACCGGTGAGGTTCGGGATTCACCGGCAGTTGTCCGAGCCCGCCTGTTCCCAGGGCCCGAAGCCGCCTTCCTCTGCGTCGCAAGCTTTATAGTA
The sequence above is a segment of the Pirellulales bacterium genome. Coding sequences within it:
- a CDS encoding FtsX-like permease family protein, encoding MKFLPYVLRNVLRNKLRTLFTCMSIAVSLFLLALLYAYIEVQDELGAKSVNYHRIGVVHANGLTFNLPISHVDKVRSLPGVKAVIPLAWFGGVYKDDKLPFAQFATDPQYVMQVFDELTLPDDQLRAWQGDRAACVVGSRLAEKKGWKLGDRIPLKGAIYAVDLNLTLAGIYDGPDSSDREMLWFHWTYLDELLKQSRSQNAGAAGTIWIKGDSAEVLPEVMRRIDERFASSDAPTRSMTEQAFQQMFAEMVGNVQAFIRNTALAVVFSLVCVAANAMAMSLRERTREVAVLRAIGFSRQLVMSLVLSEAVTIAFLGGVLGVLGAKVLFGIESVTSTLLPIMPVFYIPWSTTIFLLVVSAAIGLVSGMVPAWRAAQLSVVDGLRKVV
- a CDS encoding ABC transporter permease yields the protein MIPVKYNLRSLRARWVASLMTIIGTALVVWASVLAFGLAAGLEYTLNVSGEPLDMILLRKGATAETGSSVDEATARRVTALSNLATDDEGKTLVSPELVVIDNTARRGDGGNANVIIRGVTPIARKLRSEFKLVEGRDMKPGVREAITSRSMAQRFEGAGLGEELDLFGQKFKIVGLFEAGGGAAESEVWTDVEVLSQTSKREGGFSSVQLRTTSEENMTALVDLLENDEQFALKAISERQYFAEQSSAGIAIKIVGRVISVFLTIGAMFAVANTMYGAVASRAREIGTLRALGFARRTIVGCFLLESILLCLAGGLLGCLGTLPFNGLSTGTANWDTFSEITFSFRFGPDVLLQGALLAMLMGVVGGMAPAIRAVRIPIVSALREI
- a CDS encoding ABC transporter ATP-binding protein — encoded protein: MADAALRPLVELRDVSKDYYRDKFRVPVLANTNLDIPRGEFVAIMGPSGSGKSTLLNLVSGLDRATTGAVRVNDVDLGSLSESKLTRWRSETLGFIFQLYNLMPVLTAAENVELPLLLTHLSRRQRAEQVKTALSIVGLSERMDHYPRQLSGGQEQRVAIARAIATDPLLLLADEPTGNLDATAAHDILNLLCQLNEEFGKTIIMVTHDPRAARRAHRILVLEKGQFVHTHADALEVTG